One Candidatus Methylomirabilis sp. genomic window, TTCCTTCCGGCCAGCGCCTAAGCGGCGCTTCGCACTCAACCCGACAGGAAGGAGGCGCCCAATGGCCCGTCCCCTCCTGCCGGCCGCCCCGCTCCACCGCGTTCTCCGAAGGCTTAGGGCCGCCGAGAGTCTCACCTGGGAGGAACTCGCCGCCCAGGCCGGGGTGACACCCCGTCATCTCTTTAGGCTGCTCGCCGCCGAACGCATCTCGGAGGGAGTGGCTGACCGGATCGCCTGCCGGCTCGGCCTCCACCCCGTGCTGCTGTGGCCCACCGAGTGGCTGCGGACGGACGCGGAAGGGCGCTGCGGCGGCGCCGACAGTGAGGCGGTCTGAGGACCGTCCCTCAG contains:
- a CDS encoding helix-turn-helix transcriptional regulator; its protein translation is MARPLLPAAPLHRVLRRLRAAESLTWEELAAQAGVTPRHLFRLLAAERISEGVADRIACRLGLHPVLLWPTEWLRTDAEGRCGGADSEAV